In Hermetia illucens chromosome 1, iHerIll2.2.curated.20191125, whole genome shotgun sequence, one genomic interval encodes:
- the LOC119647079 gene encoding uncharacterized protein LOC119647079 — protein MEPSLTQPECLQIAQKDFGKNATLINYHIKPVSDEKRGFLGEYFTLELQVKDERKAKVSKTYFIKIPPPETEDQQDDTRKIFAKETALYRGILSDFSKYSKTKWKPECFLARDDILVLEDLTAAGYRGLLKGVEPRADHMKLLLANLAAMHASSIAYELDVGKTIGSQLGDKLFETSILKDLDWFRAGVMGFQAVLSAHPKYQSSVHQKFIQDNFLKVVEPVYGMVNESTRFKNVLCHRDTWMNNVLFLSKDENLEHPTKAILVDFQFCRYCPPAIDVTLAIYLNTSPSTRSEVVTACLEWYHRQLTTELDALDIQVAEHISFEALLESYSHLKLVSLLYVGAVATWVRLPSGFLEELQNNDPEKYVKYRTGCRREILLELIGKDEKFRKYMFDVAEDFMKVVYKK, from the exons ATGGAGCCTTCACTGACGCAACCAGAGTGTTTGCAAATCGCGCAGAAAGACTTTGGAAAAAATGCCACGCTTATCAATTATCACATCAAACCCGTTAGTGATGAAAAGAGAGGATTTCTTGGAGAATATTTCACTTTGGAGCTTCAAGTGAAAGAT GAACGGAAAGCTAAAGTGTCAAAAACTTATTTCATCAAAATCCCACCACCGGAAACAGAAGATCAACAAGATGACACCAGGAAAATTTTTGCCAAAGAAACAGCCCTCTATCGCGGAATACTTAGTGATTTTTCGAAATATA GTAAAACTAAATGGAAACCAGAATGCTTTTTGGCACGGGATGATATCCTCGTTCTAGAGGACTTAACTGCGGCAGGCTATCGAGGCCTTCTAAAAGGCGTGGAGCCTAGGGCAGATCATATGAAATTGTTATTAGCAAATTTAGCGGCCATGCATGCTTCCAGTATTGCGTACGAATTAGACGTAGGTAAAACCATTGGATCTCAGCTAGGGGATAAACTTTTTGAAACATCaattttgaaagatttggaTTGGTTTCGAGCAGGAGTCATG GGCTTTCAAGCTGTTTTATCTGCGCATccaaaatatcaatcttccgtTCATCAAAAATTTATCCAAGACAATTTCCTCAAGGTTGTTGAACCTGTTTACGGAATGGTCAACGAATCAACTCGATTCAAAAATGTACTTTGCCACCGGGATACCTGGATGAACAACGTCCTATTTCTTTCAAAAGATGAGAACTTAGAACATCCAACAAAGGCTATTCTCGTTGACTTTCAATTCTGTCGCTATTGCCCTCCTGCTATTGATGTTACCCTAGCCATTTATCTTAATACTAGTCCATCTACACGTTCTGAAGTAGTAACAGCTTGTCTTGAGTGGTATCACCGACAACTGACCACCGAACTCGATGCTTTGGACATACAAGTTGCCGAGCATATTTCATTTGAAGCGCTTTTGGAGAGCTATTCCCACTTGAAATTGGTCTCTTTACTATATGTTGGTGCAGTTGCGACGTGGGTAAGATTGCCATCTGGATTTTTGGAAGAGTTGCAGAATAATGATCCCGAAAAGTATGTAAAAtatcgaactggatgtcgcaGAGAGATCCTTTTGGAGCTAATTGGGAAAGATGAAAAGTTTAGAAAATATATGTTTGATGTAGCAGAGGATTTCATGAAGGTTGTCTATAAGAAATAA